The Musa acuminata AAA Group cultivar baxijiao chromosome BXJ1-3, Cavendish_Baxijiao_AAA, whole genome shotgun sequence genome window below encodes:
- the LOC103977783 gene encoding eukaryotic translation initiation factor 2 subunit beta codes for MAQENPTEMKEEVPELAPFDPTKKKKKKKVVIQDPAEEVEKLAEKTESLTVGDIGEPSFVGMKKKKKKPVETNFLNDNNGDSGEDLNGDQIGEDDEGEGIVLGVVRYPWAGTDRDYKYEELLGRVFNILRENNPDLAGDRRRPVMRTPKVLREGTKKTVFVNFMDLCKMMHRQPEHVMNFLLAEMGTSGSLDGQQRLVVKGRFAPKNFEGIIRRYSNEYVICNGCKSPDTILSKENRLFFLRCEKCGSSRSVAPIKAGFVARVGRRKAGS; via the exons ATGGCTCAAGAGAATCCAACTGAGATGAAAGAGGAGGTGCCTGAG CTGGCACCCTTTGATCCaactaagaagaagaaaaagaaaaaggttgtaATTCAAGATCCTGCAGAGGAGGTAGAAAAACTAGCTGAGAAAACTGAAAGTTTAACAG TTGGTGATATAGGTGAACCTAGTTTTGTtggcatgaagaagaagaagaagaaaccg GTGGAAACTAACTTTTTAAATGACAACAAtggagattctggagaagatctcAATG GTGACCAGATTGGAGAGGATGACGAAGGAGAGGGCATTGTGTTAGGAGTTGTTCGATACCCATGGGCAGGAACAGATCGTGATTATAAGTATGAAGAG CTGCTGGGTAGGGTTTTCAATATATTACGTGAGAATAATCCAGATCTTGCTGGAGATAGGCGCAGGCCTGTGATGAGGACTCCGAAAGTTCTCAGAGAAGGAACTAAGAAGACTGTTTTTGTGAATTTTATGGATCTCTGCAAAAT GATGCATAGGCAACCAGAGCATGTGATGAATTTCTTGCTTGCTGAAATGGGAACAAGTGGATCCCTTGATGGACAGCAGAGATTGGTGGTTAAAGGAAGATTTGCTCCAAAGAATTTTGAGGGTATCATAAGAAGATATAGCA ATGAATATGTTATATGTAATGGTTGCAAAAGTCCAGACACAATCCTTTCCAAGGAAAATCGGTTGTTCTTTCTTCGATGTGAAAAG TGTGGTTCTTCACGTTCGGTCGCTCCTATCAAAGCTGGTTTCGTCGCACGCGTTGGCCGCCGTAAAGCTGGCTCATAA
- the LOC135619535 gene encoding mannan endo-1,4-beta-mannosidase 6-like codes for MAMNKEKNTITTSLSLLRQCFLLLTIFLAVNGRTNAALPGQTEQDHNGRVHDMDGVGDEWGVVERKGNQFVVGGQPFYFNGFNTYWLLMLAVDKSTRGKVSDVFRQASSIGLTVCRTWAFNDGGWRALQKSPSVYDEDVFEAFDFVLSEAKKYKIRLVLPLVNNWESYGGKAQYVRWGNASGLNLTSDDDFFSDPTVKGYYKAHVKVLLNRANTFTNITYKDDPTIFAWELMNEPRCPSDPSGDKLQEWIQEMAFHVKSIDSVHLLGTGTEGFYGPPSHERMQLNPNAVAGQVGTDFIRNHKALGIDYASAHLYPDAWLPKSGSNDYAQFATTWIQGHTDDADAALRMPVVFGEFGVSSSKAGRSNSTQRNTFITAVYAAMLNSTKRGGSGGGCLLWQVFPEGTEYMDDGYAVVLTKAPNTSNILALQSKRMQIFNSRCSWRCHWSCKKKNRTTDHDARLPRDEL; via the exons ATGGCCATGAACAAGGAGAAGAACACCATCACAACTTCTCTCTCCCTGCTCCGCCAATGCTTCCTTCTACTCACAATCTTCTTGGCGGTCAATGGGAGAACCAACGCAGCCTTACCTGGTCAGACCGAACAAGATCATAACGGAAG GGTACATGACATGGATGGAGTGGGGGATGAGTGGGGCGTGGTGGAGAGGAAAGGGAACCAATTTGTGGTCGGAGGCCAACCTTTCTACTTCAATGGCTTCAACACCTACTGGTTGTTGATGCTCGCCGTCGACAAGTCGACGAGAGGGAAGGTGAGTGACGTGTTCCGGCAGGCTTCATCGATTGGTCTCACGGTCTGCAGGACCTGGGCATTCAACGATGGAGGATGGAGAGCCCTGCAAAAGTCTCCTTCGGTTTACGATGAGGATGTCTTCGAG GCATTCGATTTTGTGCTGAGTGAAGCCAAGAAATATAAGATCAGGCTTGTGCTTCCCTTAGTCAACAACTGGGAATCGTACGGAGGAAAAGCTCAATACGTGAGATGGGGAAACGCCTCTGGGTTGAATCTGACTTCAGATGATGACTTCTTCTCTGACCCAACGGTCAAAGGCTACTACAAAGCTCATGTCAAG GTGCTTCTCAACAGAGCGAACACCTTCACCAACATCACGTACAAAGACGACCCGACCATCTTCGCATGGGAGTTGATGAACGAGCCTCGATGCCCCTCCGACCCATCTGGAGATAAGCTGCAG GAGTGGATTCAAGAGATGGCGTTTCACGTGAAGTCGATCGATTCGGTGCACCTATTGGGAACAGGAACAGAAGGCTTCTACGGTCCCCCCTCTCATGAGAGAATGCAGCTTAACCCTAACGCTGTTGCAGGCCAAGTAGGAACTGACTTCATCAGGAACCACAAGGCTCTGGGCATCGACTACGCCTCGGCCCATCTCTACCCGGATGCCTG GTTGCCGAAATCGGGGTCGAACGACTACGCCCAGTTCGCGACGACTTGGATCCAAGGCCACACCGACGACGCGGACGCCGCGCTTCGGATGCCGGTGGTGTTCGGGGAGTTCGGCGTGTCGTCGTCGAAGGCCGGCAGGTCGAACTCGACGCAGAGGAACACGTTCATCACCGCCGTGTACGCGGCGATGCTGAACTCGACGAAGAGGGGAGGGAGCGGCGGCGGGTGCCTGCTGTGGCAGGTGTTCCCGGAGGGGACGGAGTACATGGACGACGGCTACGCCGTGGTGCTGACCAAGGCGCCCAACACATCCAACATCCTCGCGCTGCAGTCCAAGAGAATGCAGATCTTTAACTCCAGGTGTTCTTGGAGGTGCCACTGGAGCTGCAAGAAGAAGAACCGTACTACAGATCATGACGCTCGCCTTCCCCGTGACGAACTCTGA
- the LOC103977786 gene encoding protein NETWORKED 4B has translation MKRMVSRKSHSWWWDSHISRKNSKWLEENLEKMDQSVKQMLKLIEEEGESFAKKAEVYYQRRPELISQVEDFYRMYRALAERYDQVTGDLRKNIRSELRSQVSGSGSDHVSDPPSPSSIHSLEVTPESKPQPPKPSPRAAGFDFFLGSGGSSDLSRKGSDGSYSSSSECDSESEFDDGNEVNGDGISSRLQQKIHELEDELRETREKLKRQGEKICHDHCNSKILSLEEDLSTANEKLHSAETEIMVLKSKLEETNISLETMETELRSEKEKVLNLDEHVAMLQNAVLAYKYEILVLKEATEVTTKQFQTELLNRDIQIEECKTELVNSKEKFLQQKSSLEAGIAYLERVNMELKEETEKMLLEKLSLERHLSELQIVIQELQVSTSSSIENVSREKLALEAEVLALSQYNASLEGKINILDDQIRQLDADRIQACEESGKHITEQNKKLDALKLRVDMLTAEKDQLTAKVDSLTNDVRSRDGQIIQMDEHLHRLQLEHAKLIIELEEARKASLDLKSRMKDLEVEVNRQKVVISDGAEGKREAIRQLCFSLEHYRDGYHQLRQLLQCHRRSPIAAS, from the exons ATGAAGCGGATGGTATCCAGAAAATCCCACTCATGGTGGTGGGATAGTCATATCAGCCGCAAGAACTCAAAATGGCTTGAAGAAAATCTTGAAA AGATGGATCAAAGTGTCAAACAAATGCTGAAATTGATAGAAGAGGAAGGAGAATCTTTTGCAAAGAAAGCTGAGGTGTATTATCAAAGGCGGCCTGAGCTGATATCCCAAGTTGAGGATTTCTACCGCATGTATCGTGCACTCGCTGAGCGTTATGACCAAGTGACTGGAGATCTTCGCAAGAATATTCGGTCAGAGCTCAGATCTCAAGTTTCAGGCAGTGGATCTGATCATGTTTCAGATCCACCTTCTCCTTCGTCCATTCACTCATTGGAAGTCACACCTGAGTCAAAGCCACAACCACCCAAGCCAAGTCCGAGGGCTGCTGGCTTTGATTTCTTCCTCGGCTCTGGTGGCAGTTCTGACCTGTCCAGGAAGGGAAGTGATGGTTCGTATTCATCCTCTTCGGAATGTGATTCAGAGTCTGAGTTTGATGATGGCAACGAGGTAAATGGTGATGGTATTTCCTCTAGGCTACAGCAGAAAATACATGAGCTAGAGGATGAGCTACGTGAGACGAGGGAGAAGCTCAAGAGACAAGGAGAGAAAATTTGCCATGACCACTGTAATTCCAAAATCTTGTCACTAGAGGAAGATCTTTCAACTGCTAATGAGAAACTTCACAGTGCAGAAACTGAGATCATGGTCCTTAAAAGCAAGCTTGAGGAGACTAATATTTCTTTGGAAACGATGGAGACAGAGCTCAGATCAGAAAAGGAGAAGGTTTTGAACTTGGATGAACATGTTGCCATGCTGCAGAATGCAGTATTAGCTTATAAGTATGAGATTCTGGTCCTAAAGGAAGCAACAGAGGTTACTACTAAGCAGTTCCAGACTGAGTTACTAAATCGTGATATTCAAATCGAAGAGTGCAAAACTGAACTAGTAAATTCGAAAGAGAAGTTTTTGCAGCAGAAGTCCAGCCTTGAAGCTGGAATTGCATACCTTGAACGTGTAAACATGGAACTAAAAGAAGAAACAGAGAAAATGTTGCTGGAGAAGTTGTCACTGGAGAGACATCTCTCTGAGCTGCAAATTGTGATTCAAGAACTGCAAGTCTCAACTTCAAGTTCTATTGAAAATGTTTCGAGGGAGAAGTTGGCACTTGAAGCTGAAGTCCTTGCTCTTTCTCAGTACAATGCCTCGCTGGAGGGTAAGATTAACATTCTGGATGATCAGATAAGGCAGCTCGATGCTGACAGGATTCAAGCATGTGAGGAGAGTGGGAAGCACATCACCGAGCAAAATAAGAAATTAGATGCTCTAAAACTTCGGGTCGACATGCTCACAGCTGAGAAAGACCAGCTTACTGCGAAGGTGGATTCTCTTACCAACGATGTTAGGTCGCGTGATGGTCAAATCATCCAGATGGATGAGCACCTGCATCGGTTGCAATTAGAACATGCGAAACTGATCATCGAATTGGAGGAAGCTAGAAAAGCTAGTTTGGATCTGAAGTCACGAATGAAAGACCTCGAAGTGGAAGTGAACAGGCAGAAGGTTGTGATATCTGATGGTGCCGAGGGCAAGAGGGAAGCAATAAGACAGCTCTGCTTCTCGCTAGAGCATTACAGGGACGGGTATCATCAACTCCGGCAGTTGCTCCAGTGTCACAGGCGATCGCCCATCGCTGCAAGTTGA